In a genomic window of Microterricola viridarii:
- the sucC gene encoding ADP-forming succinate--CoA ligase subunit beta: MDLYEYQARDLFEKYEVPVLPGIVADTPEEVRAAAEKLGGVVVVKAQVKVGGRGKAGGVKVAKTPEDAEAAGRAILGLDIKGHTVKRVMVAGGARIAQEFYFSVMLDRSNRSYLSLASYEGGVEIEVLAVEKPDALARIAIDPNAGIDLDKAREIVIAAKFPAELVEKVAPVFVKLYNVYKGEDATLVEVNPLVLTEEGDIIALDGKVSLDENADFRHPHHVELEDKDAADPLEAKAKANDLNYVKLDGEVGVIGNGAGLVMSTLDVVAYAGENHGNVKPANFLDIGGGASAEVMAAGLDVILGDPQVKSVFVNVFGGITACDAVAKGIVGALAELGSAANKPLVVRLDGNNVEEGRRILAEANHPLVTLAATMDEGADKAAELAHAAK; encoded by the coding sequence GTGGATCTTTACGAGTACCAGGCCAGAGACCTATTTGAGAAGTACGAGGTCCCGGTACTCCCGGGCATCGTCGCAGACACCCCCGAGGAGGTGCGTGCAGCAGCCGAGAAGCTCGGCGGCGTTGTGGTCGTCAAGGCCCAGGTCAAGGTCGGAGGCCGTGGCAAGGCCGGCGGCGTCAAGGTCGCCAAGACGCCCGAAGACGCTGAGGCCGCAGGCCGCGCGATCCTCGGGCTCGACATCAAGGGCCACACCGTCAAGCGCGTCATGGTCGCCGGCGGCGCCCGCATCGCGCAGGAGTTCTACTTCTCGGTGATGCTCGACCGCTCGAACCGCTCCTACCTCTCGCTCGCCAGCTATGAAGGTGGCGTCGAGATCGAGGTGCTCGCCGTGGAGAAGCCCGATGCGCTCGCTCGCATCGCGATCGACCCCAACGCGGGCATCGACCTCGACAAGGCCCGTGAGATCGTGATCGCCGCGAAGTTCCCGGCCGAGCTCGTCGAGAAGGTTGCTCCCGTCTTCGTCAAGCTCTACAACGTCTACAAGGGTGAGGACGCGACGCTCGTCGAGGTCAACCCCCTCGTCCTCACCGAGGAGGGTGACATCATCGCCCTCGACGGCAAGGTCAGCCTCGACGAGAACGCCGACTTCCGCCACCCGCACCACGTGGAGCTGGAAGACAAGGACGCCGCTGACCCGCTCGAGGCCAAGGCCAAGGCGAACGACCTCAACTACGTCAAGCTCGATGGTGAGGTGGGTGTCATCGGCAACGGTGCAGGCCTCGTCATGTCGACCCTCGACGTCGTTGCCTACGCCGGCGAGAACCACGGCAACGTGAAGCCCGCCAACTTCCTGGACATCGGAGGCGGAGCATCCGCCGAGGTGATGGCTGCAGGCCTCGACGTCATCCTGGGTGACCCGCAGGTCAAGTCGGTCTTCGTCAACGTCTTCGGTGGCATCACCGCGTGCGACGCCGTTGCCAAGGGCATCGTCGGCGCGCTCGCCGAGCTCGGAAGCGCCGCGAACAAGCCGCTCGTTGTGCGCCTCGACGGCAACAACGTCGAAGAGGGTCGTCGCATCCTTGCGGAAGCGAACCACCCGTTGGTCACTCTGGCCGCCACCATGGACGAGGGCGCCGACAAGGCCGCTGAGCTCGCCCACGCTGCGAAGTAA
- the sucD gene encoding succinate--CoA ligase subunit alpha → MSIFLNKDSKVIVQGITGGEGTKHTALMLKAGTQVVGGVNARKAGTVVVHTDAAGNSVELPVFATVAEAMEKTGADVSIAFVPPAFTKDAVVEAIDAEIPLLVIITEGVPVADSAEFWAYNVEKGNKSRIIGPNCPGIITPGEALVGITPANITGKGPIGLVSKSGTLTYQMMYELRDLGFSTAIGIGGDPIIGTTHIDALAAFEADPETKAIVMIGEIGGDAEENAAAYIKAHVTKPVVGYVAGFTAPEGKTMGHAGAIVSDGAGTAQGKKEALEAAGVKVGKTPSETAALLREVYAAL, encoded by the coding sequence ATGTCAATCTTCCTCAACAAGGACTCCAAGGTCATCGTCCAGGGCATCACCGGCGGTGAGGGCACCAAGCACACCGCCCTCATGCTCAAGGCCGGCACCCAGGTCGTCGGTGGCGTCAACGCCCGCAAGGCCGGCACCGTCGTCGTCCACACCGACGCGGCAGGCAACTCGGTCGAGCTGCCCGTTTTCGCAACGGTCGCAGAAGCCATGGAGAAGACCGGCGCTGACGTGTCGATCGCCTTCGTCCCGCCGGCCTTCACCAAGGACGCCGTGGTCGAGGCCATCGACGCCGAGATCCCCCTCCTCGTGATCATCACCGAGGGCGTTCCCGTTGCCGACTCGGCCGAGTTCTGGGCCTACAACGTCGAGAAGGGCAACAAGTCCCGCATCATCGGGCCGAACTGCCCCGGAATCATCACGCCCGGTGAGGCCCTCGTCGGCATCACGCCGGCGAACATCACCGGCAAGGGCCCGATCGGCCTCGTCTCGAAGTCGGGCACCCTGACCTACCAGATGATGTACGAGCTGCGCGACCTCGGCTTCTCGACCGCGATCGGCATCGGTGGCGACCCCATCATCGGCACCACGCACATCGACGCACTCGCTGCGTTCGAGGCCGACCCCGAGACCAAGGCGATCGTCATGATCGGCGAGATCGGTGGCGACGCCGAGGAGAACGCTGCCGCCTACATCAAGGCACACGTCACCAAGCCGGTCGTCGGCTACGTTGCAGGCTTCACCGCGCCAGAGGGCAAGACCATGGGCCACGCCGGCGCCATCGTCTCCGACGGAGCAGGAACCGCACAGGGCAAGAAGGAAGCCCTCGAGGCCGCCGGTGTCAAGGTCGGCAAGACGCCGTCCGAGACCGCCGCACTGCTGCGCGAGGTCTACGCCGCCCTCTAA